TCATTTAGCTTATCATCCTGAAAGAGACTCCCTCGTGTCTAGGGCAAAAGAACCCCTTGGCTGGGTAAGGTGGCCGCGTATGCCCGCTCGGCTTCGGGGAGCCAAAGTTGGATTTGCTTGATCCGGTGGGCATCACTGGGGTGGGTTGAAAGGAATTTAGGGGCTTTTTTCTTGTCGAGCTTTGACATGCGTTTCCAGAAAAGGGCCGCTTCCTTTGGGTCATACCCGGCCTTCGCCATCAGCATGAGACCGATGCGGTCGGCCTCCAATTCCTGTCTTCGGTTGAAGGGGAGGAGGACGCCCACTTGAGCGCCGGCACCATACGCGGATTTAATGGCCTTCATCTTACTTGAACCGGTTCCCTTTCCTCCCAGGCTTGCTTCCAGCGCCGCCATCCCGAGCTGGGTCAGCAGGCCGGTGGTCATTCGTTCACCCCCATGCCGTGCGATCGCGTGAGCAATCTCGTGGGCCAGGACGGTGGCCAGCCCGGTCTCGTTGTTGGTGAGCGGGAGAATCCCGGTGTAGACTGCGACCTTTCCTCCAGGCAGGGCAAAGGCATTGACCAACTTGTCGTCTTCGATTAGCTTGAACTCCCATTGATAGTCGGGCCGATTCGCCACTGCGGCAATACGTTCCCCCACACGCCGGACCAAGGCAATATTGTCCGGGTCTTCGGAGAGCTTTGCTTTTTCGAGGATCTGCTTGTAGGCCTTCAGTCCCATGGAGATCTCTTCCGATTCTGGAATCAGGATGAACTGGGATCGCTGCGTGACCGGCGTTGTCCGGCAGGAGAGGAGCAAGGCGAAAGGGAGGAGGGAAACGGCGATTGTTTTGTAAATATGGCTGCACAGATTCATTATCGGATCATCATAGCACAAACAACGAAGAGAGCCTCAAAGACAGAGCTGCTTCAATTTTTCTATTTTATCCCAGGTAAGTTTCGGATAAAAGTCCCCTTGTGCCTTTGAGAGTGTGATGTGAGATTTGAGGAGGACGAGGTCTTTTGGCCGGTCGATGTCGTACCAGAAGGGAAGCAGATGGCAAGGGGTTTTTTGTTTTTCCAACATTTTGAGTGTCTTTGTCAGAACCTCATCTGTTCCCCAACGGACGCCGTTGAAGAGGCCGGGTAGGGGGGCCGTTCCCCCGATCAAATAATATCCCCCGTCTAGACTCGGCCCGATGACCCAGGGATGTGTGTCGAGCCGGTCAAGGCCTTCCCGGATAAATTGCTTCGGTAAGGTTGGAGTATCGCTTCCAATCAGAAGGACCTTCTCAAAGCCCTTTGAAAATCCCCATTCCAGGGCATGGTTCATCCGTTCTCCGAGGTGTTTCCCTTCCTGTTGGACGAAAAGAAGAGTGTGTTCCATTCCGCATTGGCGAAAAAATGGATGTTCCGGGCTTGGAGTGCAGGCTAACGCGTGTTGGAGGGGAAGACGTTCTGTGTTTACAAGCGTGTCGAGAATAAAGGCCTCATGCAGGGTCGCGGCTTGCTCCGGGGATAGAAAGGGGAGGAGCCGTGTTTTGACCTGGCCGGGCTCCGGGGCCTTGGCAAATATGATCAGAAGGTTTTTCATGGGTTAACGGCGATATTACCACGCAGGGCCATCGTTTGAAAGATTGTCTGCATTGAAGTAGAATGGCCACCGGTAGAAATTTATTATGAGCGTGAAGGTGTATGTCTCGGAATAAAAGAAAGGTTATCATTATCGGCGGCGGAATTACGGGTCTCTCTACCGCTTACTTTCTCCAGGAGAAAGCAAGAGAGGCGGATTCCCCAGTCGATATCACCTTAATCGAGGGTGAAAAACGCCTTGGTGGGAAGATCCTTACCGAGCGAGTTGATGATTTCATCATCGAAGGGGGACCTGATTCTTTTATTACGCAGAAGCCGGGTGCCCTGGATCTTTGCCGTAGACTGGGCATGACCGATCACCTGGTCCGGACCTGTACGGTTGAGAAGTCGGTCTACATCCTTTCCGGCGGAAAACTGATGCCGCTTCCGGAAGGCTTTAATCTGATGGTTCCGGGCCGTTTGACGCCCTTTCTTTTCAGTCCCCTGGTATCTCCGTACGGGAAGGTTCGGATGGGGTTCGACCTTCTGATTCCAAGGAAGGATTCCCCTGAAGATGAATCGATAGCCTCCTTTGTCCGGCGGCGTCTGGGGGAGGAGGCCCTTCAGAAATTTGCTGAGCCGATTCTAGCGGGCATTTTTGCCGGTGACGCGGAAAAATTGAGTTTGACCGCGACCTTTCCTCAATTTGCTTCCTTGGAGAAAAGCAGCGGGAGCCTGATCTGGGGAATGTGGATGAGGCGATGGGATACGGCCAAGCAGGGGGGGGCGAAGCCGGAATGGACGCTCTTTGTCACGCTACGGGAGGGTCTCTCCAGCCTCGTGGAGGCTGTTCGCGGAAAGCTGGAGGGGGTCAGGCTGATTTCCGGTGAGAAGGTCTGTGCTGTTATCCCACAAAAAGAGGGCTATGCGGTCTCCCTCGAAAATGAGACATACACAGCTGACGTTGTGGTCGTCACGACAAAAACGGGCACGGCGGCGGGGTGGATTGAGGGATGGGACCCTTCGCTTTCTGGCTTTCTTAGAGAGATTAAATATGTTTCGACAGCGACTGTGTCGCTCGGCTTCCGAAGGGAAGATGTGCCCCATCCCCTGAACGGTTTTGGTTTTGTCGTTCCGCGGAGGGAAAGACGGAAGATTATTGCTACAACCTGGAGTTCCACAAAGTTTCCGGGCCGTGCCCCTGCGGGGCATGTTCTCATACGCGCCTTCATCGGAGGCGCGCATCACGAAGACCTTATCGACCGGGATGATGCTGGACTGATTGCCCTGGTCCGGAAAGAACTTGAGTCGATTCTGGGGATTCAGGCCGAACCCGTGGTGGCGAAGGCCTTCCGATGGATCAAGGCAAATCCGCAATACAATCTCGGTCATCTTGATCGTGTTGCCAGGATTGAGAAAGAAACCCAAAAACATCCCGGTTTTTTCTTGGCTGGGGCCGCTTATCGGGGTGTTGGAATTCCGGATTGTATTCGGCAGGGGATGGAGACGGCGGAGAAGATTGTCCAGTATGGGTCAGCCTTGTAAGGCCGACCCATCTGGTTTTGAAGCCTCGGTTGTTACGGCGATAATTTTCTTTACTGGTAAGCGTTCAGCGTACC
The DNA window shown above is from Candidatus Manganitrophaceae bacterium and carries:
- a CDS encoding M48 family peptidase, translated to MNLCSHIYKTIAVSLLPFALLLSCRTTPVTQRSQFILIPESEEISMGLKAYKQILEKAKLSEDPDNIALVRRVGERIAAVANRPDYQWEFKLIEDDKLVNAFALPGGKVAVYTGILPLTNNETGLATVLAHEIAHAIARHGGERMTTGLLTQLGMAALEASLGGKGTGSSKMKAIKSAYGAGAQVGVLLPFNRRQELEADRIGLMLMAKAGYDPKEAALFWKRMSKLDKKKAPKFLSTHPSDAHRIKQIQLWLPEAERAYAATLPSQGVLLP
- the hemG gene encoding protoporphyrinogen oxidase — translated: MSRNKRKVIIIGGGITGLSTAYFLQEKAREADSPVDITLIEGEKRLGGKILTERVDDFIIEGGPDSFITQKPGALDLCRRLGMTDHLVRTCTVEKSVYILSGGKLMPLPEGFNLMVPGRLTPFLFSPLVSPYGKVRMGFDLLIPRKDSPEDESIASFVRRRLGEEALQKFAEPILAGIFAGDAEKLSLTATFPQFASLEKSSGSLIWGMWMRRWDTAKQGGAKPEWTLFVTLREGLSSLVEAVRGKLEGVRLISGEKVCAVIPQKEGYAVSLENETYTADVVVVTTKTGTAAGWIEGWDPSLSGFLREIKYVSTATVSLGFRREDVPHPLNGFGFVVPRRERRKIIATTWSSTKFPGRAPAGHVLIRAFIGGAHHEDLIDRDDAGLIALVRKELESILGIQAEPVVAKAFRWIKANPQYNLGHLDRVARIEKETQKHPGFFLAGAAYRGVGIPDCIRQGMETAEKIVQYGSAL
- a CDS encoding glycosyltransferase — encoded protein: MKNLLIIFAKAPEPGQVKTRLLPFLSPEQAATLHEAFILDTLVNTERLPLQHALACTPSPEHPFFRQCGMEHTLLFVQQEGKHLGERMNHALEWGFSKGFEKVLLIGSDTPTLPKQFIREGLDRLDTHPWVIGPSLDGGYYLIGGTAPLPGLFNGVRWGTDEVLTKTLKMLEKQKTPCHLLPFWYDIDRPKDLVLLKSHITLSKAQGDFYPKLTWDKIEKLKQLCL